Proteins found in one bacterium genomic segment:
- a CDS encoding quinone-dependent dihydroorotate dehydrogenase, with protein sequence MIYRTVVRPILFGIEPEVSHEAVLALLGAAEPVVSRLGRPARDLRLETTVCGIAFPSPVGLAAGFDKAARALWAWPALGFGFAEIGTVTAQRQPGNPRPRVFRLVEDEALINHLGFNSPGADAVATRLAAFRRRAYPIPLGVNIGRSAAASNEAAPDDYAYSLDRLHAFGDFLIANLSSPNTPGLLNLQMRGAIVPLLDRLAERNRALGEKPLFVKVAPDLTDLELEAIVSALPGRAHGLVATNTTIRRDALRSPARDEAGGVSGRPLCDLSTRVIRVLFRLTRGHVPIIGVGGIFTAEDAYAKIKAGAALVELYTGFVYGGPGTPRRIRRGLHDLLDRDGFTNVAQAVGVEAR encoded by the coding sequence GTGATCTATCGCACGGTGGTCCGCCCGATCCTCTTCGGCATCGAACCTGAGGTGAGCCACGAGGCCGTGCTGGCGCTTCTCGGCGCGGCAGAGCCGGTCGTGTCGCGCCTCGGCCGGCCGGCGCGGGATCTCCGCCTGGAGACGACGGTCTGCGGCATCGCGTTTCCGTCGCCCGTCGGGCTCGCCGCCGGGTTCGACAAGGCGGCGAGGGCGTTGTGGGCGTGGCCGGCGCTCGGATTCGGGTTTGCCGAAATCGGCACGGTCACCGCGCAGCGCCAGCCCGGCAACCCGCGGCCCCGCGTATTCCGTCTTGTGGAGGATGAGGCGCTCATCAACCACCTGGGGTTCAACTCCCCAGGGGCCGATGCCGTCGCCACGCGACTCGCCGCGTTCCGGAGGCGCGCCTATCCGATCCCGCTCGGGGTCAACATCGGACGGAGCGCGGCGGCCAGCAACGAAGCGGCACCGGACGACTACGCCTACTCCCTGGACCGGCTCCATGCCTTTGGCGACTTCCTCATCGCCAACCTCTCCTCGCCCAACACCCCGGGACTGCTCAACCTCCAGATGCGGGGCGCGATCGTCCCCCTGCTCGACCGTCTGGCCGAGCGAAACCGCGCGCTCGGGGAAAAGCCGCTGTTCGTCAAGGTCGCCCCCGATCTCACCGACCTGGAACTCGAGGCAATCGTCTCCGCGCTCCCCGGACGGGCACACGGGCTCGTGGCGACGAATACCACGATTCGCCGGGACGCGCTGCGTAGCCCGGCCCGGGACGAAGCCGGCGGCGTGAGCGGCCGGCCGCTCTGCGATCTCAGTACCCGGGTGATCCGCGTCCTCTTCCGGCTCACCCGGGGTCACGTGCCGATCATCGGCGTGGGCGGCATCTTCACGGCCGAGGACGCGTACGCGAAGATCAAAGCCGGTGCCGCGCTCGTCGAGCTCTACACGGGGTTCGTCTACGGCGGCCCCGGCACACCGCGCCGGATCCGGCGCGGGCTGCACGATCTGCTGGACCGGGACGGGTTCACGAACGTCGCGCAGGCGGTGGGCGTGGAGGCCCGCTAG
- a CDS encoding ABC transporter ATP-binding protein, whose translation MRLQLERLSLRYGEQSALHELTGALEGQIIGVLGANASGKTSLLQILAGTAAPTAGRVLIDGIEVHPGRRPGISYLPQETGFFPFWQRPRETLSGAFLLRGIRGYDPGELLAGLGLEEEDRSANEFSGGMKQKLRIAQALAHAPRYLILDEPTTGLDIRERFRLLRILERLRDRVSVIFSTHQAGDAAAICDELLILHRGRGVATGSPRTIRSAADDRVFELSVTAQGLPAERQYEVVQAEREDETLRLRVVGDRPEGASSAPPRLEDAYVLLTRGS comes from the coding sequence ATGAGGCTGCAACTCGAGCGGCTCTCGTTACGGTACGGGGAGCAGTCGGCGCTGCATGAATTGACCGGCGCGTTGGAAGGCCAGATCATCGGTGTCCTGGGGGCCAACGCTTCGGGCAAGACCTCCCTGCTACAGATCCTAGCGGGCACGGCGGCTCCCACCGCGGGGCGCGTGCTGATTGACGGGATCGAAGTGCATCCTGGGAGAAGGCCGGGGATCTCGTACCTCCCTCAAGAGACCGGCTTCTTCCCATTCTGGCAGCGCCCGCGGGAAACGCTCTCGGGAGCGTTCCTCTTGAGGGGCATCCGGGGATACGATCCGGGAGAGTTGCTGGCCGGGCTGGGCCTCGAGGAGGAAGACCGGAGCGCCAATGAGTTCTCCGGCGGGATGAAACAGAAGTTGCGGATCGCGCAGGCCTTGGCCCACGCTCCGAGGTATCTGATCCTCGACGAACCGACGACGGGGCTGGACATCCGCGAGCGCTTCCGTCTTCTGCGCATTCTCGAGCGGCTGCGCGACCGCGTCAGCGTGATCTTCTCCACGCACCAGGCTGGGGATGCGGCGGCCATTTGCGATGAGCTGTTGATCCTTCACCGGGGGCGCGGGGTCGCCACCGGCAGCCCACGCACCATCCGGTCGGCCGCGGATGATCGAGTCTTCGAGCTCTCCGTGACCGCCCAGGGCCTTCCCGCGGAGCGTCAATATGAAGTGGTCCAGGCCGAGCGAGAGGACGAGACCCTGCGACTTCGCGTGGTGGGGGACCGGCCCGAGGGGGCGTCGAGCGCGCCGCCGCGTCTGGAGGACGCCTACGTCCTCTTGACCCGCGGGTCCTAG